TTAGATACTGATGCACCACTACCGAATAATTTAGCTGAGAATGCCATTGATGCTAGTATCCATGCGGTTGATGAATACATTGAAAAAAGAAATTCTAATTTATAAGTCTTGATTATTATGATTATTCCTGTGATGGATATTATGAATAATGACTGTGTTAGTGGTAAATCAGGTAACAGGTCTAGTTATACTCATCTCAACAGTGTTTATGGTGATACACCCATAGATATTGCTAAGAATCTTAGAAAAGCAGGTGCTAAAGCATTATATATTGCTGATCTTGATAAGATTGAAAATATGGGGGATAACCTTGAATTAATATCCAGTATAAATAAGATTATTCCTGTTTTATTAGATAGTGGTATATCTGATATTAAGGATATTAGAAATGATGAAAATAAATGTACTTACCCTATATTAGCTACTGAAACTATGGACACTATCGAAGAGACTTATGAAATATTTAAGAACTATGATAGTAATCAATTAGTTTTTAGTATAGATATTAAAAATAACCAGGTTCTATTAAAAAATAATAACATTGAACTTAAGGATATAATTGAATTAATTAATAAAGTAAAACCAAAATATACTATAATACTAAACATATCCCAAGTAGGTACAAAAAAACAGTCCGACACTCAACTAACAGAAAAAATAATAAAACTAACTCCACATACCACACACTTTATAGCTGGTGGATTAACAAACAAAACTATTCATGAATACAAAATGAAGAATATCAATAATTTTCTTGTGGGCACAATACTACATGAGGGAAATTTAGAAAGTAAACTATGACAAGGTGTTCTAAACTATGAAAAAAAAGATACTTACTATAGGTCCTGTTACAAAAGATAAAATCATTACACCACACCATGAATATAACCATATTGGTGGTGCATCATACTACCAGATATGTACATTACATCAATTAAACACATCAACAACTGCAATAATATCCATAGGTGAAAACGATGCAAAAATGATTGATGAATTTCCAGATAAAAAACAAGTAAAAACAATAACATACCCCCAAACAATGGAATACACAAACATTTACAAAGAAAACATGACAAGAACACAGCTAGCAACACTACCACCAAACACGATAACACCCCAAAAAATAGAAAACACCAATATTAATCTAAAAAATTATGGCTACGCAATTCTGTCACCCTTATGCCCCTATGATATTCCACCAGAAACAATAAAATATCTCAAAGAACATGACATAGAAACAATATTATCAGCACAGGGATATCTAAGATCAACAGATTCTCATAATAATGTTATAAGTACAACATGGAAAAATAAGGAAGAATACCTAAAATACACAGATACACTCACATTGGATAACCATGAAATGAAAAAAGCATTTAATCTAGAATCAATAAGTGATGATGAAGTATACAATATAATATCAGAAAATAATTTAAAAACAATAATTATAACAAAAGCAGAACAAGGCTCAGACATATACACAAATAATACTAAAATACACATTCCCGCCATAAAAACTGATAAAAATATTGATCCTACAGGATTAGGCGACACATACATAGCATCATACATATCTAAAAAACAGGATACTGATTCAATATACACTGCAGGCTTATTTGCAGCAATAACAACGAAATATAAAATAGAGACTCGCGGCCCAATAAATGTAAATAAAAAAATAATAGAAAAAGAATTAGAAGAAAGATTAAATTAAAGTAGTCAGTATAGCAAACGGCACAATTACTGCTAAACAGAATAAAATCACACCAACAACTGTAAATAACCTTTTATGATCTAAAACACCTGTTCCTATAAAGTATAATCCTACAATAGCTAAAACTGTTGGAATAATTTCTGAATATAAAATTACTGACTGTACCACTTTATTAACCTCCTCTAATTACT
This genomic interval from Candidatus Methanosphaera massiliense contains the following:
- a CDS encoding HisA/HisF-related TIM barrel protein, giving the protein MIIPVMDIMNNDCVSGKSGNRSSYTHLNSVYGDTPIDIAKNLRKAGAKALYIADLDKIENMGDNLELISSINKIIPVLLDSGISDIKDIRNDENKCTYPILATETMDTIEETYEIFKNYDSNQLVFSIDIKNNQVLLKNNNIELKDIIELINKVKPKYTIILNISQVGTKKQSDTQLTEKIIKLTPHTTHFIAGGLTNKTIHEYKMKNINNFLVGTILHEGNLESKL
- a CDS encoding PfkB family carbohydrate kinase; this translates as MKKKILTIGPVTKDKIITPHHEYNHIGGASYYQICTLHQLNTSTTAIISIGENDAKMIDEFPDKKQVKTITYPQTMEYTNIYKENMTRTQLATLPPNTITPQKIENTNINLKNYGYAILSPLCPYDIPPETIKYLKEHDIETILSAQGYLRSTDSHNNVISTTWKNKEEYLKYTDTLTLDNHEMKKAFNLESISDDEVYNIISENNLKTIIITKAEQGSDIYTNNTKIHIPAIKTDKNIDPTGLGDTYIASYISKKQDTDSIYTAGLFAAITTKYKIETRGPINVNKKIIEKELEERLN